TTCGCAGTCTCTTCGTCCGTTTTGCAGCACAATGATGTCTCGCGTTCATTTCCTACGTGGCTGCCACGATTTCAAGATTGCCATGATCGTGATCGCGGTGGCTGTCGTTGGATGCCAGGAACCGCGCGATTCGCAAAAAACGTCGCTATCGCAAACCGCGTCACAGCCTTTGCCAGCTGAACCTGCAACCGTCCAACGCGTGCCAAGTAAACCGGACGAATTTTCGCCGGACCTCTCACCTCAAACACTCCAGTCGCTGCGGGAACATTTTCCTGGTTACACGCTACCGCGTTCCACGCCGCGTGACAAATCGGTTCCGTCACTGATCCAAACGGATTCACAACCTTACATCGAGCTCAGCGCAAAGCCGCTTGCCGAGGCAGTGATCAACGGCGAAGTCGAACGAACACGTCAACTACTGCAGTCGGGCCATCCCTCCGATGAAACCTACCATGGTCAAAATTTGCTGCACGTCGCCGCCAGACGCGGCCAAACCGAGATTTGTGAACTGTTGCTGGACGCGGGACTCGATGTTCACGGGACAAGTGATGAAGAGCCAAGCCCCGCACAAACACCGCTTCAGGCGGCGATCCTTTCGGGATCCATCGAGACGGTCGAGCTATTACTCGCCCACGGCGCGGAACTGGCGCCGGCGGACGTGAACAACCAGCGTGACGGGCCTGCGCCGTCGCCAGTGTCGCTCGCGATTTCCTCTGGAAATCTGGACATGCTGAACTTCATCATCAATCAAGGTGAGCCTGCCGATGACGTCAAGTTCCTTCATCAAGCGATCGTGCAGTTCATGAAGCCAGCGCTGCGGCGGCAATTCGTCGAGCGACTGATCGCCGCCGGCGCCGCCGAGGACATCGAACCGAATGCCCTCGACCTGTTTGCCCCAGCCATCGCAACTGGCGATTTGAGATTGCTGCAGATTTTGGAAGCGAAATTGCCGGTCAGCTATGGCGAGCCTCATCTGCGGGCGGCGGTCCAGTCGGGCGACCTCGATCTGTGCCGGCATCTGCTGTCCAAGGGAGTGCGGGCAAAGCCGGATCCCACGCTCGGCAACGAATTGCTGCGGATCGCCCTGATTGACCATCGTTCGCCCGAATTGGCAGAACTCGCGGTCAAGGCGGGAGAGCAAAAAAAGTACTGCGTCCAGAGTGACGCGGCCACCTCGTATTGCAACCGCCGCGACTTTGCACATCCGCTGTATCATGCCGCAATGGCAAACGATTTGAAGCTATGCAGCTACCTGATTCGCGAATTCTCGGACGATCCCAATCTTTGGGGTTCACTCATTTACGAGCCTTATGAGTACGAATCCAACATTGAATTCTTCCAAAAAGGCAACACGATCCTGTTTGCGGCCGTCTTTGAAGATCATGTCGAAGCACTCGAATTGCTTTTGAGATACACGCAGCGTCCTGGGCAACAGCCGATTGTCGACATCAATGCTCAGAACGACGTTGGCCATACGGCGCTGCACGAAGCGGTGAACTTCGGAGCCCCACGGTGCACTGAATTGTTGCTAGCGGCAGGCGCCGACCCGACGATTGCAAGAAACGACGGCTGCACACCGCTGCACATTGCCATGCGGCGACACCTGATTCCCCATCATCATTCGGACATCCCGATG
The nucleotide sequence above comes from Novipirellula caenicola. Encoded proteins:
- a CDS encoding ankyrin repeat domain-containing protein, which codes for MMSRVHFLRGCHDFKIAMIVIAVAVVGCQEPRDSQKTSLSQTASQPLPAEPATVQRVPSKPDEFSPDLSPQTLQSLREHFPGYTLPRSTPRDKSVPSLIQTDSQPYIELSAKPLAEAVINGEVERTRQLLQSGHPSDETYHGQNLLHVAARRGQTEICELLLDAGLDVHGTSDEEPSPAQTPLQAAILSGSIETVELLLAHGAELAPADVNNQRDGPAPSPVSLAISSGNLDMLNFIINQGEPADDVKFLHQAIVQFMKPALRRQFVERLIAAGAAEDIEPNALDLFAPAIATGDLRLLQILEAKLPVSYGEPHLRAAVQSGDLDLCRHLLSKGVRAKPDPTLGNELLRIALIDHRSPELAELAVKAGEQKKYCVQSDAATSYCNRRDFAHPLYHAAMANDLKLCSYLIREFSDDPNLWGSLIYEPYEYESNIEFFQKGNTILFAAVFEDHVEALELLLRYTQRPGQQPIVDINAQNDVGHTALHEAVNFGAPRCTELLLAAGADPTIARNDGCTPLHIAMRRHLIPHHHSDIPMPEAMSTMFPMLAAATMTSADDQWTSRKNDNGETILHRHARAGHAKICQKLIELGADVNAVDKRGSTPLHHAFYGTNEYRSAEEEARYIATCMTLLNNGIDITQPDASASRHYLCQAAAKNLYEVYDALLEQNAEPNLAQNAGHLMCSAAKFDQPDRIEQLLDWGADINAEDFEKSTALHQAARFHHLEMCERLIANGADVNARDQRGQTPLFELFDRWAIHTEPLQNKETQTKAFAVLRLLLEHGADPEIKTNSTTYTSLSGTVEEVFQNMPQSFREALQTKRGAVRK